In Sphingobacterium sp. SRCM116780, the genomic stretch AGCGAATAAGGTGTCAGAGATTAAAATAAGTATACCAGGGAATCAGCTTTTTGCAAAGGGGCAGGCTAAAAGTTTTGAAGAAGCAACTGATATTGCAGTAGAATCAATAAGAAGACAAATTAATAAACATAAAACGAAGACCAAAACATTGGTAAGTAATCATAAAGAAATTTTGAGTACAGAAGAAGAAGAGCTTTAGTAAATAATATAGCATACTTAATTTTAGAAAAGACTAATCGATGAGATTAGTCTTTTTTTATAATGGCTTATCAATCTTCTGTAATTTAAATGAAGTTGTTTTCTAAAGCTCTTGTTATTTGCTGGATATCAAAAAGTGGCCATATATCAGATGTAAAAACCTGAAACTTCTGATTGTTATCTTTTTATAGAATAAGCTAATTGAGGTTCAAAAATATTTTTAAAAATATTTTTATTCTTACTTGGATTGATTATAAATAATGATTATTTTTGAACCATCACAATATAAAAAGAGAAGAATTACAACATGTTGAACACAATCTGTCCGTTAACAAATGTAGAAGAAGTT encodes the following:
- the hpf gene encoding ribosome hibernation-promoting factor, HPF/YfiA family, with amino-acid sequence MNVTVQSIKFNADQKLIEFIQRKTSKLNQFLDSIIGGECYLRLENVDDEANKVSEIKISIPGNQLFAKGQAKSFEEATDIAVESIRRQINKHKTKTKTLVSNHKEILSTEEEEL